A stretch of Sphingomicrobium flavum DNA encodes these proteins:
- the gcvPB gene encoding aminomethyl-transferring glycine dehydrogenase subunit GcvPB, producing the protein MSNPNASGWKPGSPVEGDNAMSGPTTTTGNRALMLEEPLIFEIGDTETTGVDFGYAGKLALAGVEQPPETTPASSNRLGGFAREGKIGLPGLTEPETVRHYTRLSRQNYAIDLGLFPLGSCTMKHNPRLNEKVARMPGFADVHPLQPVETVRGALEVINELAHWLIKLTGMHSVAMSPKAGAHGELCGILCIRAALEAKGDAREVILVPESAHGTNPATAAFAGYKIENIPANSDGRVDLDALKARLGPDVAGVMITNPSTLGLFERDMKAISDAVHEIGGYVYCDGANFNAIVGRVRPGDLGVDAMHLNLHKTFSTPHGGGGPGSGPVVLSEALSPYAPLPYTARTADGVVHLVEEETADSFAEEHFGEQLHAFGRMTAFHGQMGMFTRALTYILSHGADGLRQVAEDAVLNANYILRSLEDVLHAPFAHSGPCMHEALFGDKGFAEGLSTLDLAKALIDEGYHPMTMYFPLVVHGAMLVEPTETESKAGIDQFITALRSVAERARAGDESMKAAPYYAPRRRLDETQAARKPVLAYQEPVPEASSTGLGAKFGGG; encoded by the coding sequence ATGAGCAATCCCAACGCATCGGGCTGGAAGCCCGGCAGCCCGGTTGAGGGTGACAACGCCATGAGCGGTCCGACCACCACCACCGGCAATCGCGCGCTGATGCTGGAAGAGCCGTTGATCTTCGAGATTGGCGATACCGAAACGACGGGCGTGGACTTTGGCTATGCCGGCAAGCTGGCGCTGGCTGGGGTCGAGCAGCCGCCCGAAACGACCCCCGCGAGCAGTAATCGCCTTGGCGGTTTCGCCCGCGAGGGCAAAATCGGACTGCCGGGCCTGACCGAGCCCGAGACGGTGCGCCATTATACGCGCCTGTCGCGCCAGAATTATGCGATCGACCTGGGGCTGTTCCCGCTGGGCAGCTGCACGATGAAGCATAATCCGCGTCTCAACGAGAAAGTGGCGCGCATGCCGGGCTTTGCCGACGTGCATCCGCTGCAGCCGGTCGAAACGGTGCGCGGCGCGCTGGAGGTCATCAACGAATTGGCCCATTGGCTGATCAAGCTGACCGGCATGCATAGCGTGGCGATGAGCCCCAAGGCGGGCGCCCATGGCGAATTGTGCGGTATCTTGTGCATCCGCGCGGCGCTGGAGGCCAAGGGCGATGCCCGCGAGGTCATCCTGGTGCCAGAAAGCGCGCATGGCACCAATCCCGCCACCGCCGCCTTTGCCGGCTACAAGATCGAGAATATCCCGGCCAATAGCGACGGGCGTGTCGATCTGGATGCGCTGAAGGCACGGCTCGGCCCCGATGTGGCGGGCGTGATGATCACCAATCCCTCCACGCTTGGCCTGTTCGAGCGCGACATGAAGGCGATTTCCGACGCGGTCCATGAAATTGGCGGCTATGTCTATTGCGACGGCGCCAATTTCAACGCCATCGTCGGCCGGGTGCGGCCGGGCGATCTTGGCGTCGATGCCATGCACCTCAACCTCCACAAGACCTTTTCCACCCCGCATGGCGGGGGCGGGCCGGGTTCGGGTCCGGTGGTGCTGTCAGAAGCGCTCTCGCCCTATGCGCCGCTGCCTTATACCGCGCGGACCGCGGACGGCGTGGTGCACCTGGTCGAGGAAGAGACGGCGGACAGCTTTGCCGAGGAGCATTTTGGCGAACAATTGCATGCCTTCGGGCGCATGACCGCCTTCCATGGGCAGATGGGCATGTTTACCCGTGCGCTGACCTATATCCTCAGCCACGGTGCGGACGGGCTGCGGCAGGTGGCCGAGGATGCGGTGCTCAACGCCAACTATATCCTGCGCAGCCTGGAAGACGTGCTGCACGCTCCCTTCGCCCATTCGGGCCCCTGCATGCATGAGGCGCTGTTTGGCGATAAGGGCTTTGCCGAGGGGCTGTCGACGCTCGATCTGGCCAAGGCGCTGATCGACGAGGGCTATCATCCGATGACCATGTATTTCCCGCTGGTGGTCCATGGCGCGATGCTGGTCGAGCCGACCGAGACCGAAAGCAAGGCAGGGATCGACCAGTTCATTACCGCGCTGCGCTCGGTTGCCGAGCGGGCCAGGGCGGGCGATGAAAGCATGAAGGCCGCGCCATATTACGCGCCGCGCCGCCGCCTTGACGAGACGCAGGCCGCGCGCAAGCCCGTACTGGCCTATCAAGAGCCCGTACCCGAGGCGAGCAGCACCGGGCTGGGTGCCAAATTTGGTGGCGGCTGA
- the gcvPA gene encoding aminomethyl-transferring glycine dehydrogenase subunit GcvPA: MRYLPLSDGDRSEMLKVIGAQSVDDLFVDVPEEARLSGLIEGLPTHASEMAVEQHMRRLSKKNLAAEDAPFFLGAGAYRHHVPASVDHIIQRGEFLTAYTPYQPEIAQGTLQMLFEFQSQVARLYGCAVANASMYDGSTACWEAVAMASRIARGKKNKVVLSGALHPHYAEVVRTMAKFTDDVIADAPLSLTPSPDDDGLIARIDGDTSCVVVQYPDILGRLPDLQRIADAAHEQGAVLIAVNTEPVALGAIEAPGNLGADIVVGEGQSIGVGLQFGGPYLGLFAVRDEKHVRMMPGRLCGETVDAEGKRGFVLTLSTREQHIRREKATSNICTNSGLCALAFTVHMTLLGEKGLRSLAAENHRLACIAADKLGAIQGITLLNDHFFNEFTLKVGRDARELVRDLADKDVLAGVSLGRLYPDSEGLDDALLVAVTETTSEADIDALCDALKEALK; this comes from the coding sequence ATGCGTTATCTGCCGCTGTCCGATGGTGATCGGAGCGAAATGCTGAAGGTGATCGGCGCTCAAAGCGTCGATGACCTGTTTGTCGACGTGCCCGAGGAAGCAAGGCTGTCCGGGCTGATCGAGGGGCTGCCGACCCATGCCAGCGAAATGGCGGTCGAACAGCATATGCGCCGCCTGTCGAAGAAGAACCTCGCGGCGGAGGATGCGCCTTTCTTCCTCGGCGCGGGTGCCTATCGCCACCATGTGCCGGCCAGCGTCGATCATATCATCCAGCGCGGCGAATTCCTGACCGCCTACACGCCCTACCAGCCGGAAATCGCGCAGGGCACGCTGCAGATGCTGTTCGAATTCCAGAGCCAGGTGGCGCGGCTTTATGGCTGCGCGGTGGCCAATGCGTCCATGTATGACGGTTCGACCGCCTGCTGGGAGGCTGTCGCGATGGCCAGTCGCATCGCGCGCGGCAAGAAGAATAAGGTCGTCCTGTCGGGCGCACTGCACCCCCATTATGCCGAGGTGGTGCGGACCATGGCGAAATTCACCGACGATGTGATCGCCGATGCGCCATTGAGCCTGACGCCCAGCCCCGACGATGACGGGCTGATCGCGCGGATCGACGGGGATACGAGCTGCGTCGTCGTGCAATATCCCGATATCCTTGGCCGCCTGCCGGACCTGCAACGCATCGCCGATGCGGCGCATGAGCAAGGCGCGGTGCTGATCGCGGTCAATACCGAGCCGGTGGCGCTGGGCGCGATCGAGGCGCCGGGCAATCTGGGCGCGGATATCGTCGTGGGCGAGGGCCAGTCGATTGGTGTCGGCCTGCAATTTGGCGGGCCGTATCTGGGCCTGTTCGCGGTGCGCGATGAAAAGCATGTGCGCATGATGCCGGGCCGCCTCTGCGGCGAGACGGTAGATGCCGAGGGCAAGCGCGGCTTCGTACTGACCCTGTCGACGCGCGAGCAGCATATCCGGCGCGAGAAGGCGACCAGCAATATCTGCACCAATTCAGGGCTTTGTGCGCTGGCCTTTACGGTTCACATGACGCTGCTGGGCGAAAAGGGGCTGCGCTCGCTGGCAGCGGAAAATCACCGACTGGCATGCATTGCTGCCGACAAGCTGGGCGCGATCCAGGGCATCACCCTTCTCAACGATCATTTCTTCAACGAATTCACGCTGAAGGTCGGCCGCGATGCACGCGAACTGGTGCGCGACCTTGCTGATAAGGACGTGCTGGCGGGCGTATCGCTCGGCCGGCTCTATCCCGATAGCGAGGGGCTCGACGATGCGTTGCTCGTCGCGGTTACCGAAACGACCAGCGAGGCGGATATCGATGCGCTGTGCGATGCGCTGAAGGAGGCCCTGAAATGA
- the gcvH gene encoding glycine cleavage system protein GcvH, with the protein MSLYFTKEHEWVRVEDGVATVGISTHAAEALGDIVFAETPETGRAVSKGDDAAVVESVKAASDVYAPVSGEVTEGNEALADNPGLVNEDPEGEGWFFKISLADEGELEGLMNEADYRAWCETL; encoded by the coding sequence ATGAGCCTTTATTTCACCAAGGAACATGAATGGGTCCGCGTCGAAGACGGCGTCGCGACCGTGGGGATTTCGACCCATGCCGCCGAAGCATTGGGCGATATTGTCTTTGCCGAGACACCCGAAACCGGCCGCGCCGTCAGCAAGGGCGATGACGCCGCTGTCGTGGAGTCGGTCAAGGCCGCATCTGACGTCTATGCGCCGGTCTCCGGCGAAGTGACCGAGGGCAATGAGGCGCTGGCCGACAATCCGGGACTGGTCAACGAAGATCCCGAGGGCGAGGGCTGGTTCTTCAAGATCAGCCTTGCCGATGAAGGCGAGCTGGAAGGCCTGATGAACGAGGCCGATTACCGCGCCTGGTGCGAGACGCTCTAA
- the gcvT gene encoding glycine cleavage system aminomethyltransferase GcvT yields the protein MTETQKLPLHDWHVAKGGRMVPFAGYEMPVQYEGIMAEHLWTREHAGLFDVSHMGQLTFHGRDVDGALETLMPGDFRILKDGRLRYSMLLNEHGGIIDDLMATRRADHFYVVVNGATKHGDIDNMQRRLPGGIVLDHMKEQALLALQGPEAAAVLDAMAPGVADLSFMQGALFDLCGHRAWISRSGYTGEDGFEISVRGDAVQEVADALVGDERVKPIGLGARDSLRLEAGLPLYGHDLDEDVTPVMAGLTFAINKRRRAEGGFAGVERILHELENGSMQKRVGLLVDGRQPVREGALVLDKEANEVGKVTSGGHSPSLGRPIAMAYVPSHLAETGTQVKLEQRGKLFQAEVVDMPFVPHRYFRKQGA from the coding sequence GTGACCGAGACACAGAAACTCCCATTGCATGACTGGCATGTCGCCAAGGGCGGCCGCATGGTGCCGTTCGCGGGCTATGAAATGCCGGTGCAATATGAAGGCATCATGGCCGAGCATCTGTGGACGCGCGAACATGCCGGGCTGTTCGATGTCAGCCATATGGGGCAGCTCACTTTCCACGGCCGCGATGTGGACGGCGCGCTGGAGACGCTGATGCCGGGCGATTTCAGGATCTTGAAGGACGGGCGGCTGCGCTACTCGATGCTGCTCAATGAGCATGGCGGGATTATCGACGATCTGATGGCGACGCGCCGCGCGGACCATTTCTATGTCGTCGTCAATGGCGCCACCAAGCATGGCGATATCGACAATATGCAGCGCCGCCTGCCCGGCGGGATCGTGCTCGACCATATGAAGGAGCAGGCGTTATTGGCGCTGCAGGGGCCAGAGGCAGCCGCGGTGCTCGACGCCATGGCGCCCGGAGTGGCCGACCTGTCCTTCATGCAGGGCGCGCTGTTCGACCTTTGCGGCCATCGCGCCTGGATCAGCCGTTCGGGCTATACCGGCGAGGATGGCTTTGAAATTTCGGTGCGCGGCGATGCGGTGCAAGAGGTCGCCGACGCGCTGGTGGGCGATGAGCGGGTCAAGCCGATCGGGCTTGGCGCGCGCGATTCGCTGCGGCTTGAGGCCGGGCTCCCGCTTTACGGACATGATCTGGACGAGGACGTCACGCCGGTGATGGCGGGACTGACCTTCGCAATTAACAAGCGGCGCCGCGCCGAAGGCGGCTTCGCGGGGGTCGAGCGTATTCTTCATGAACTGGAGAACGGTTCGATGCAAAAGCGCGTCGGCCTGCTCGTCGATGGCCGCCAGCCGGTGCGCGAGGGCGCGCTGGTGCTGGACAAGGAAGCCAATGAGGTCGGCAAGGTGACGAGCGGCGGGCATTCGCCCTCGCTCGGCCGCCCGATCGCCATGGCCTATGTGCCGAGCCATCTGGCCGAGACCGGCACCCAGGTAAAACTCGAACAGCGCGGCAAGCTGTTCCAGGCCGAAGTGGTGGACATGCCCTTCGTGCCGCACCGCTATTTCCGCAAACAGGGAGCGTGA
- the ispH gene encoding 4-hydroxy-3-methylbut-2-enyl diphosphate reductase, protein MTKPPLHLLIAAPRGFCAGVDRAIKIVELALERHGPPVYVRHEIVHNRFVVDRLRGLGAVFVEDLASVPDGRPVVFSAHGVPKMVPAAAQARGLEYVDATCPLVSKVHRQAERMIEKDMHILFIGHAGHPEVIGTFGQVPEGKMQLIETEEDARSIAPARTDNLAFLTQTTLSVDDTAAMIDILKERFPSIQGPRGEDICYATSNRQAAVKQIAETVDKMLVIGAPNSSNSRRLAEASNRLDVPARLIERAQEIDWEWLGTPLSLGLTAGASAPEILVREVVEALAERFDVTEEEAEHEPEGMIFKLPRELVA, encoded by the coding sequence ATGACCAAGCCACCGCTTCACCTATTGATCGCTGCCCCGCGTGGATTCTGCGCCGGCGTCGATCGCGCCATCAAGATTGTCGAGCTCGCGCTCGAACGCCATGGCCCGCCCGTCTATGTGCGCCACGAAATCGTCCATAACCGCTTTGTCGTCGACCGGCTGCGCGGGCTTGGCGCAGTGTTCGTCGAGGATCTCGCCAGCGTGCCCGATGGCCGTCCGGTCGTTTTCTCCGCGCACGGCGTGCCCAAGATGGTGCCCGCTGCCGCGCAGGCGCGCGGGCTCGAATATGTCGATGCCACCTGCCCGCTCGTCAGTAAGGTGCACCGCCAGGCCGAACGCATGATCGAAAAGGACATGCATATCCTTTTCATCGGCCATGCCGGCCATCCTGAAGTGATCGGCACCTTCGGCCAGGTCCCCGAGGGCAAGATGCAGCTGATCGAGACCGAGGAGGACGCCCGCTCGATCGCCCCCGCGCGCACAGACAATCTGGCCTTCCTCACGCAGACCACGCTGTCAGTCGACGATACCGCCGCGATGATCGACATATTGAAGGAGCGCTTCCCCTCCATCCAGGGGCCGCGCGGCGAAGATATCTGTTACGCCACTTCCAACCGCCAGGCTGCGGTCAAGCAGATCGCGGAAACCGTCGACAAGATGCTGGTGATCGGCGCACCCAACAGCTCCAACAGCCGCCGCCTTGCCGAAGCCTCCAACCGGCTCGACGTCCCCGCGCGCCTCATCGAACGTGCGCAGGAAATCGACTGGGAATGGCTCGGCACGCCGCTCTCGCTTGGCCTGACCGCAGGTGCATCGGCGCCCGAAATCCTGGTCCGCGAAGTCGTCGAGGCGCTCGCCGAACGCTTTGACGTCACCGAGGAAGAGGCCGAGCACGAACCCGAAGGCATGATCTTCAAACTTCCGCGTGAGCTTGTCGCCTGA
- the rnhA gene encoding ribonuclease HI, which produces MTDTVHIFTDGACKGNPGPGGWGAVMRWNGEERELSGGDVETTNNRMEMMAAIEALNALKRPCTVILTTDSVYLRDGITKWIHGWKKNGWRTAAKKPVKNADLWQSLEEAAARHEVTWEWVKGHAGHPENERADELATSQAKNWAAD; this is translated from the coding sequence GTGACCGATACGGTCCATATTTTCACCGACGGCGCCTGCAAGGGCAATCCCGGCCCTGGCGGGTGGGGCGCGGTCATGCGCTGGAATGGCGAGGAGCGCGAGCTGTCGGGCGGCGATGTGGAAACTACCAACAACCGCATGGAAATGATGGCGGCGATCGAGGCGCTCAACGCATTGAAGCGCCCCTGCACCGTCATCCTCACCACCGACAGCGTCTATCTGCGCGACGGCATCACCAAGTGGATCCACGGCTGGAAGAAGAATGGCTGGCGCACCGCCGCCAAGAAGCCGGTGAAGAATGCCGATCTGTGGCAATCGCTCGAGGAGGCCGCCGCACGTCACGAAGTGACCTGGGAATGGGTCAAGGGCCATGCCGGCCATCCCGAAAATGAACGCGCCGACGAGCTCGCCACCAGCCAGGCCAAAAACTGGGCTGCCGATTAA
- a CDS encoding NAD(P)/FAD-dependent oxidoreductase, which translates to MANDSHFPIIIVGGGIAGASLGARLAGEGLRVLLLEAEAYPGMHSTGRSAAFWQASLGGDSPERRLSIASKAMFDAGWPGSAVPLLKQRGAIHLTGPCGEDFPTPGELSGADLPVRLDRSALDTLIDGLRGQWTGGWWEQSCADIEVAAFHAACLKALKLAGGQLLTDAEVRGARREGGLWHVQSKAGDFTTPLLVNAAGAWGDVIAERAGVAPLGLIPKRRTVVQLRVGKSGLKDTPFVTDSHESFYFKGEGDRSVWVCPLDQTPSPPCDSAPEDIDVATAIDRFEKAVDWPVEAVERKWSGLRTFAPDGGMKFGFDREAEGFFWCVGQGGMGIQTAPAYALLCADLIMERSLDERLHAVSAADFQP; encoded by the coding sequence ATGGCCAACGATTCTCACTTCCCGATCATCATCGTCGGCGGCGGCATTGCCGGGGCCAGCCTTGGCGCGCGACTGGCGGGTGAGGGGCTGCGGGTCCTGCTACTGGAAGCTGAGGCGTATCCGGGGATGCATTCGACCGGGCGCTCCGCTGCCTTCTGGCAGGCGAGCCTCGGGGGAGACTCGCCCGAACGGCGCCTGAGCATCGCCTCCAAGGCGATGTTCGACGCGGGCTGGCCGGGCAGCGCAGTGCCGCTACTCAAGCAGCGCGGCGCGATCCACCTGACCGGGCCGTGCGGGGAGGATTTTCCAACGCCGGGCGAGCTGTCGGGCGCCGACCTGCCGGTGCGACTCGACCGCAGCGCCCTCGACACGCTGATCGACGGGCTGCGTGGTCAATGGACCGGCGGCTGGTGGGAGCAAAGCTGCGCGGACATCGAGGTGGCGGCCTTTCATGCGGCCTGCCTGAAGGCGCTCAAGCTGGCGGGCGGACAACTGCTGACCGATGCCGAAGTGCGCGGCGCGCGGCGCGAGGGGGGGCTGTGGCACGTGCAGAGCAAGGCGGGCGATTTCACCACACCGCTGCTGGTCAATGCCGCGGGCGCCTGGGGTGATGTGATCGCCGAGCGCGCCGGGGTGGCGCCGCTGGGGCTGATCCCCAAGCGTCGTACAGTCGTGCAATTGCGAGTCGGCAAGTCGGGGCTTAAGGACACGCCCTTCGTTACCGACAGCCATGAAAGCTTCTATTTCAAGGGTGAGGGGGATCGCAGCGTCTGGGTCTGCCCGCTCGACCAGACGCCGTCGCCGCCTTGTGACAGCGCGCCTGAAGATATCGATGTCGCCACGGCCATCGACCGTTTCGAAAAAGCGGTCGACTGGCCGGTCGAGGCGGTCGAACGCAAATGGTCGGGGCTGCGCACCTTCGCGCCCGATGGCGGAATGAAATTCGGGTTCGATCGCGAGGCTGAGGGCTTTTTCTGGTGCGTCGGGCAGGGCGGCATGGGGATCCAGACCGCGCCTGCTTATGCGCTGCTATGCGCTGACCTGATCATGGAGCGGTCCCTCGATGAGAGGTTGCACGCGGTCTCGGCGGCAGATTTCCAGCCTTAA
- a CDS encoding A24 family peptidase, whose product MINATLTDFLTAILALILIWAAWRDTQTFKIDDRLVIAVAMLAPLFWWSVGLPLYPEILIRIGVALAVFLLLFGAFNLGMMGGGDVKLAAALVLWFSPMSTLRFFIIMSLAGAILTLAYWAHHKIRRKEGKVKVPYGVAIAIGGLWNLAQRFLNQFAG is encoded by the coding sequence ATGATAAACGCCACGCTAACCGATTTTCTGACCGCCATTCTGGCCCTGATCCTGATCTGGGCGGCATGGCGCGACACGCAGACCTTCAAGATCGATGACCGGCTGGTCATCGCCGTGGCGATGCTCGCGCCCTTGTTCTGGTGGTCGGTGGGGTTGCCATTATACCCCGAAATCCTGATCCGCATCGGCGTTGCGCTGGCGGTCTTCCTGCTTTTATTCGGCGCATTCAATCTTGGGATGATGGGCGGCGGCGACGTCAAATTGGCGGCCGCATTGGTGCTCTGGTTCTCTCCCATGAGCACTTTGCGCTTTTTCATCATTATGTCGCTGGCCGGCGCGATTTTGACGCTGGCCTATTGGGCACATCATAAAATCCGCAGAAAAGAGGGAAAAGTGAAGGTTCCTTACGGCGTCGCCATCGCGATTGGCGGGCTTTGGAACCTCGCCCAACGCTTTCTTAACCAATTTGCTGGATGA
- the cpaB gene encoding Flp pilus assembly protein CpaB has product MNGKKIILLVGALVIAAVAAILAKNLYTGAGAQQANAAPVVPAGPKVLVAKKPLPVGTIIDAEALSFQAWPQELVQGAYYTEGGEDADPSQLIGRVVRNAISAGQPVTRGSLVGPDDRGFLAAALGPGMRAISISVDSTTGVAGFIFPGDRVDLVLSQEIEVEGEGQNLRTSETIVRNLRVLATDQRVTEQKNENGEVLVVQSETVTVEVTPKMAEKIAVARKIGGELSFALRSIADNEAELERAIASGEVDVDDIKDPAEERRILLAIANKPIDTNPTYTTGGQVSRFQRSAMPAPRSATGQARIQGPSSRGSAAPAPAAYNPPPQVRVSRGNNVTTVTVGAR; this is encoded by the coding sequence ATGAACGGAAAAAAGATTATCTTGCTCGTAGGGGCATTGGTCATTGCCGCAGTCGCGGCCATCCTGGCCAAGAACTTGTATACCGGGGCCGGAGCCCAGCAGGCGAATGCCGCACCAGTGGTGCCGGCAGGACCCAAGGTGCTGGTCGCCAAGAAACCGCTCCCGGTCGGCACCATCATCGATGCTGAAGCCTTGAGCTTCCAGGCCTGGCCACAGGAACTGGTGCAGGGCGCCTATTACACCGAAGGCGGCGAAGATGCCGATCCGTCCCAGCTGATTGGACGAGTCGTGCGCAACGCCATTTCGGCAGGCCAGCCCGTTACGCGTGGCTCGCTCGTCGGTCCGGACGATCGCGGCTTCCTTGCTGCGGCGCTTGGCCCCGGCATGCGCGCCATCAGCATCTCGGTCGATTCGACCACCGGCGTCGCCGGCTTCATCTTCCCGGGCGACCGGGTCGACCTGGTGCTCAGCCAGGAAATCGAAGTCGAGGGCGAAGGACAGAATCTGCGCACGTCGGAAACGATCGTTCGCAACCTGCGCGTCCTGGCGACCGACCAGCGCGTCACCGAACAGAAGAACGAAAATGGCGAAGTCCTGGTCGTTCAGTCTGAAACGGTGACCGTCGAAGTCACGCCCAAGATGGCCGAGAAGATCGCCGTCGCCCGCAAGATCGGTGGCGAACTCAGCTTTGCCCTGCGCTCGATCGCAGACAATGAAGCCGAGCTCGAACGCGCCATTGCCTCGGGTGAAGTCGATGTCGACGACATCAAGGATCCGGCCGAAGAACGTCGCATCCTGCTGGCGATTGCCAACAAGCCGATCGACACCAACCCGACCTACACCACGGGCGGCCAGGTCTCGCGCTTCCAGCGCTCGGCCATGCCGGCACCGCGCAGCGCCACCGGCCAGGCGCGTATCCAGGGTCCGTCGTCGCGTGGTTCGGCTGCACCTGCACCGGCGGCGTACAACCCGCCTCCGCAGGTTCGTGTGTCGCGCGGCAACAATGTCACCACCGTTACTGTGGGAGCTCGCTAA
- a CDS encoding type II and III secretion system protein family protein, with the protein MNKLNRTICGTFAAALAIATAPMVVATPAAAQAAMAQPTETLTLSQNTGTLVRLPATMTDVFIANNEIADVQVRSSRELYVFGKASGETTIYATGDGGRVVYAARIQVGRNVASVDQMLRLAMPEANIQATPMNGLMLLTGTVASPTDAAEAERLVSAFVGGEMEVISRLRQATPLQVNLKVRIAEVNRSLVKSLGVNLTSRDATSGGRFAIDQGAAFGTANPFDITNPGKATSLGIAGKLLGLDFISTIDLAEADGLVTTLAEPNLTALSGETASFLAGGEFPIPVSQDLGSIAIEYRQYGVGLAFTPYVLADGRISMRVRPEVSELSNEGAIRLNGFDVPALTTRWAETTVELGSGQSFMIAGLLRNANSNSIDKAPFLGDIPIIGALFRSTSYRKSETELVIIVTPYLVRPVSDRLPLPTDGYRNPTDVQRNLEGQVYHGVSGADHNAGDAIVAGQPANPGMSQPIAAAPATSAQPGFGL; encoded by the coding sequence ATGAATAAGCTCAATCGCACCATCTGCGGCACCTTTGCTGCCGCCCTGGCGATCGCGACCGCTCCCATGGTCGTCGCCACGCCCGCCGCGGCCCAGGCTGCCATGGCCCAGCCCACCGAGACGCTGACGCTCAGTCAGAATACCGGCACGCTGGTCCGCCTGCCCGCCACGATGACCGACGTGTTCATCGCCAACAACGAGATTGCCGACGTCCAGGTTCGTTCAAGCCGCGAACTTTATGTCTTCGGCAAGGCCAGCGGTGAAACCACGATTTATGCAACCGGTGATGGTGGCCGCGTCGTCTATGCTGCCCGCATCCAGGTGGGTCGCAACGTCGCTTCGGTCGACCAGATGCTTCGCCTCGCCATGCCCGAAGCGAACATCCAGGCCACGCCGATGAACGGGCTGATGCTGCTCACCGGCACGGTCGCCTCGCCGACCGACGCTGCCGAAGCCGAACGTCTCGTCAGCGCCTTTGTCGGCGGCGAGATGGAAGTGATCAGCCGCCTTCGCCAGGCAACGCCGCTCCAGGTCAACCTGAAGGTGCGTATTGCCGAAGTGAACCGTTCGCTCGTCAAGTCGCTCGGCGTCAACCTGACCAGCCGGGACGCCACCAGCGGCGGCCGTTTCGCGATCGACCAGGGTGCCGCCTTCGGTACGGCCAACCCGTTCGACATCACCAACCCGGGCAAGGCCACCTCGCTCGGCATCGCGGGCAAGCTGCTCGGGCTGGACTTCATCTCGACCATCGATCTGGCGGAAGCCGACGGCCTCGTCACCACGCTGGCCGAGCCCAACCTGACCGCGCTGTCGGGCGAAACCGCGAGCTTCCTTGCCGGCGGTGAGTTTCCGATCCCGGTGAGCCAGGATCTGGGTTCGATCGCCATCGAATATCGCCAGTACGGTGTCGGCCTCGCCTTCACGCCTTACGTCCTGGCCGATGGCCGCATCTCGATGCGCGTGCGTCCCGAAGTGTCCGAACTGTCGAACGAAGGCGCGATCCGCCTCAACGGCTTCGACGTGCCGGCACTGACGACCCGCTGGGCCGAGACGACCGTCGAACTGGGCTCGGGTCAGAGCTTCATGATCGCCGGCCTGCTGCGCAATGCCAACAGCAACTCGATCGACAAGGCTCCCTTCCTGGGTGACATTCCGATCATCGGCGCGCTGTTCCGCTCCACCAGCTATCGCAAGAGCGAGACCGAGCTGGTGATCATCGTGACGCCCTATCTGGTGCGCCCGGTGTCGGATCGCTTGCCGCTGCCGACCGATGGCTATCGCAACCCCACTGACGTCCAGCGCAATCTGGAAGGCCAGGTCTACCATGGCGTTTCCGGTGCGGACCACAACGCGGGTGACGCGATCGTCGCCGGCCAGCCTGCCAATCCCGGCATGTCGCAGCCCATCGCAGCGGCTCCCGCCACTTCGGCCCAGCCCGGCTTCGGTCTGTAA